Within Triticum dicoccoides isolate Atlit2015 ecotype Zavitan chromosome 1B, WEW_v2.0, whole genome shotgun sequence, the genomic segment ATACTATCTCCCCAATCACACTGATGCCAACACAATAATCTCTATCATACAAGTAGTTATTTTTTGATTCACAGCATCTTTAGAAAAATTCGGTACTGATGCCAGCGCGTGCTCGAGAACCCAAACAGCTTGCTTCCCACGCCTTTTCCCTTCGGGATTTCCTATCTTTTATCGCGCACGCCAAACACCTTCCTTTCCAGGTTCTAAACTTGCAATCTCCCCAACTTTTCCTCTCCCACATCAACCTATATATATACGCGCACCCGCCACAAAAAAGAAGTCATCGCCACAAGCAAGCTCGACACAATACAATCCACCGCAACCCAATTGCCACCAGCAGAGGAAGGAAAGAAAAGAGGACGACGATGGCCGTGAGCAAGCAATGGACGCGGATGCGCACGCTCGGCCGCGGCGCGTCGGGGGCCGAGGTGTTCCTCGCCGCGGACGACGCCTCCGGGGACCTCTTCGCGGTCAAGTCGGCGAGCGCGGCTTGCGCGGCGGCGCTGAGGAGGGAGCAGCGGGCGATGGCCGGGCTGAGCTCCCCGCGCGTCCTCTCCTGCATCGGCGGCCGCGGCGCCCGCGACGGCTCCTACCAACTCTTCCTCGAGTTCGCCCCCGGCGGCTCGCTGGCGGAGCAGGTGCCGAGCAGCGGGAGCCTCGACGAGCGCGCCGTCCGCGGCTACGCGGCCGATGTGGCAGCCGCACTTGCGTACCTCCACGGCGCTGGGGTGGTGCACGGGGACGTCAAGGCGAGGAACGTGGTGATCGGCGCCGACGGCCGCGCCAAGCTCGCGGATTTCGGGTGCGCCAGGGAGGCGGGCGCTGATGTGCCGATCATCGGCGGCACGCCGGCGTTCATGGCGCCGGAGGTGGCGCGCGGAGAGGAGCAGGGCCCCGCGGCTGATATATGGGCGCTTGGCTGCATGGTTGTTGAGATGGCCACCGGCCGCGCCCCGTGGAGCGGCATGGACGGCGACGCGCTGGCGGCGCTGCACCGGATTGGGTACACGGAGGCCGTTCCTGAGGTGTCCCAGTGGCTGTCCGCGGAGGCCAAGGACTTCTTGGCCAGGTGTCTTGTCAGGCAGGCCAACGATCGGTTCACGGCGGCGCAGCTGCTGGAGCATCCGTTcttggccgccgccgtcgtcgacgcGAAGCCAGAAGCCGTGAAGAGCAGGTGGGTGTCGCCCAAGAGCACGCTGGACGCGGCATTCTGGGAGTCGGAGTCTGACACCGACGAAGCGGACGACGAGCCGTCGCACGGCGCGGCCGAGAGCAGGATCAGAGCATTGTCCTGCCCTGCGTCGGCGCTCCCGGACTGGGACTCGGACGAGGGCTGGATCGACGTGCTCTCCGGGCCAACGGAAGCACCTGTCGCCGCGCTGGCCAAGGTGACGACTGCCATCATCGTGGTCGACGCGATCACGAGCGAAGAGGAGTCAACCGACGCAGAGTCCGGCGCCCTCGACATTACCGTGGACGTGGAGCACGGTAGCGTGCTCAACGCAGGACAAGAGGCGCACGATGATGAGGATGGTTCAGTAGTAGGGCACAGTAGGCACCAGCCTTTGGATATTCTAGCATCTCGCCAATTAATCTCATGTAAATTGTTACCTGTACTGTTATGTTGCGACCGAATCAGTAATGCAATCGGTTTCGTTCATGGCAAACCACTCTGCTTCGCAAGCGCTGCTCCTCTGTTTCTCTGCTCATACTCGTGCTCCCCATTGCAACACGATTGATCGGCAAATTCCGAGAGAAAAATACGACTAGGTTGCAACTAACACGTCGCGCGGGCGCGCGGCTGTGACTTCGATGGAGTGAAATCCAGCGTGAATTCACAAGCTTGCCCGCGGAAAGGATGGAGTCGACGCGGAAAGCGCAGCGTCACAGCCGGCGGACGTACTGGACTAGAAAGAGTAGAATCCTCGATGGAAAGTACTGCTGCACGGTCAAGAACCACTTGCTACTTTGCTAGGCTATACATGGGTCCGGCAGAGTCGGCGGCCGACGAGGGAAAGCGAAACCTTTCTCGACACAAGCGAGCGTCGCGTTCAGAGATTACTTCGCCAGGTGGAGTCCAGCGCCCTACTCCGGTGTCTTCTCGCCGCTGCCCGACGCGCTCGCCGACTCGCCGTGCACTTCTGGATCGCGTGTCGGCGCGTTTGACACGTACTCCATGCTGCTCCATTGCATGTTTGTAGATTGACGAGAACTGGAAGAGGCGGGATCTTGTTTATTATATGTTCTCTTTTTacttacctccgtcctggtttattggtccccttaccATTTTATGCCATCTTTTGACCATTGATTTATCTAACAAAATGACAATGCATGCCACTAAAGTTATGCCGTTTGATTCATATTTAAACATAGTTTCTAATGATattattttttatgacatgcattaacattttgttaattAAACTTAAGGTCAAAACTTGACACAAAATATGAAGGGGACCGATAAACCAGGATgaaggtagtactccctccatccccgtCTCAAAATGAGTGTCTTAAATTTAATATAATTTTAAACAAAGTTAGTACTCTTCCCGTTTTTATTTAGTCCGACATATTAGTTTTGATCAGAATCAAGCTTCGCAAATTTTAACAAGgtttataaataaaaatattaacatatacaataataaATCAATACCAATTTTTGAAAAGGAGAATGATCCCAACTTCTGCATTTAGGCTATGCATGCAACTATTAATTATTCATCGAGACCTTACAAGTTATACATCAATAAGTCCGAAACCACCATCTTGACAACATCTATCGCTACTCCTATTCACTTGATGAAGTCGTGTAGATTGTGTGAGCCGTATACTCAGACGtcacaccaaagcctaacatctaaaaccggaggccccaaccaagccgCAATGCCAGGTTTGAGGCACACAACGATCTGGCACACTCTCAGCATGCACGGCATGCGCCCGCTACAGAGGTGTCACCACCATCTTCCGtcgatccatcttcagagcaggcaCTAACGCATCTACCTTGCCAGGCCCGCCGTTGACGCCATCACGACGTCAGACAGTGCCCCATCCTACATGAGCCCATCATCTCACGTCCGTCATGGAGACCCCGTTGCGCCAAGCCGCCGAGACTCACCGTCGTCGACGCGGTAGatgtacatgatacgtctccaacgtatctataatttttgattgttccatgctattatattaccccttttggatgtttatgagctttattttacacatttatatcaattttgggactaacctactaaccggaggcccagcctgtgttgctgttttttttgcctatttcagtatttcgaagaaaaggaatatcatacggagtccaaacggaatgaaaccttcgggagcgtgatttttggaatgaacgtgatccggaggacttggagtgcaagccaagaagcagccgaggcggccacgagataggagggcgcccccccccttgtagggcgccccctgtctcgtgggcccctcgggcggccaccgacgtacttcttcctcctatatatacctacgtaccccgaaaacatccaggagcaccacgaaacacaatttccaccgccgtaaccttctgtatccgcgagatcccattttggagccttcgtcggcactctgccagggggagggggtgtcggtgtcaaaaccggcggatctcgggtagggggtcccgaactgtgcgtctaggcggatggtaacaggagacaggggacacgatgttttacccaggttcgggccctcttgatggaggtaaaaccctacgtcctgcttgattgatattgatattgtggatgtttacaagagtggatctaccacgagatcaaggaggctaaaccctaaaagctagcctatggtatgattgtaagggttgttgttgttgttgttgtgtcctacggactagagccatccggtttatatagacaccggagagggctagggttacatagagtcggttacaatggtaggagatctacatatccgtatcgccaagcttgccttccacgccaaggaaagtcccatccggacacgggacaaagtcttcagtcttgtatcttcatagtcttggagtccggtcgatgatgatagtccggccgatgatagttcggctgatgatggtagtccggctatccggacaccccctaatccaggactccctcagtagcccctgaaccaggcttcaatgacgataagtccggcgcgtatattgcttggcattgcaaggcaggttcctcctccgaatgatagaagattgtgaacaccaggatagtgtccggctctccaaaataaattccacattccaccgtagagagaataatatacacacaagttcaatctgctgacgttttttgcggcatgacgtcacgccactaccaagccattacttgaatcattttttactctaccacctcagcgcatttagcgaaatggtttccttggcacgtcttgtcaaagcagagatcgtgttcccccttaatccgggattctcatcaatacggatgtgggtaacccaaccgcgccattgatggtgacgcttgggggataagcgagttttaccaggccggtgggggacgcgtagacttcgcccgcccatataagggataaggattcaccttttcacctacgccttcttcctcctttgcttatccatctccgcgcactcgagctccagcgcccaagcccgcacatctcgtctcaaccttccccagttatgtccggagcgggaggcaagtggatgacctcctccgtgacggaggagcacatcgaaagactgcgcagcgcctgctacctgtccggcgacatcgcgcaccggctgcccgacgaggggcagctcatccccacccccaggccccatgagagggtcgtttttcttccccacttcctccgcggactgggttttccacttcacccctttgtccgggggatcatgttctactacggcctggatttccatgatccggcgccgaacttcatcctcaacatctcggcgtttatcgtcgtgtgcgaggccttcctctgcatccagccccacttcggcttgtggctcaagaccttcaatgtcaagccgaaggtagtgaagggcactcaagcggagtgcggaggcgccatgttgtgcaagatgcccaatgtcctttggttcgaaggggccttcatggaatccgtcaaggggtggcaatcggggtggttctatatcaccgagccgcgcgaccctaagtgggcggcggcccccgagttcagatctggtatccccacgcagctcacctcctggaaagagaagggcttgctgtggggcagttcggaggagctgacggtactccaagcctgtatccagaagctggtgaagaagctcaggctggttaacatggtccaagtcatgctcgtccgccggattctcccttgccaagagcgggcattcaatctgtgggagttcaatccagaacagcaccaggcgctgagcgggctcttcgacacgacatacgaaggcgcctggagggtgctgtttaagggcaccgaagcccccgcatccgcgactgaagatcgcggatttcgcccgcggcaccaagccgacgaggtaagtgattctactcctttacgggacgcttgcttttcatagtttgactctatgcgggttttaatttccccttttcctttgacaggactggatgaggaaggcggagcagattatctgcccggctcccatgccagaaaacccagtagacacccttctagcgaggctgctggttccggcaccgcacgtggtgccggagaagaaggccaagaaggaggccacgggtgctcgaaagagttcccgttttcaggtgtctgacgactccggggcggactcctcccccgaaaacgaggaggagaaagaggactcgctcccagaggagggagagaggaagaggaaggcttccccaacaggggagaccgaagggtccaagaggtgatggactattcccccggacagttccgccaacatcaacgttggcgaggaagaatggccttcaagggccaggcctccggcgagatcataagtatccagattcctgaatgatttataatttctttttctgcatcacatagtgtcattctgatgccgcatgctgcctgtagtccggccaatgatgatctccccgcttcatcgagcgggttgttg encodes:
- the LOC119349292 gene encoding mitogen-activated protein kinase kinase kinase 18-like, whose amino-acid sequence is MAVSKQWTRMRTLGRGASGAEVFLAADDASGDLFAVKSASAACAAALRREQRAMAGLSSPRVLSCIGGRGARDGSYQLFLEFAPGGSLAEQVPSSGSLDERAVRGYAADVAAALAYLHGAGVVHGDVKARNVVIGADGRAKLADFGCAREAGADVPIIGGTPAFMAPEVARGEEQGPAADIWALGCMVVEMATGRAPWSGMDGDALAALHRIGYTEAVPEVSQWLSAEAKDFLARCLVRQANDRFTAAQLLEHPFLAAAVVDAKPEAVKSRWVSPKSTLDAAFWESESDTDEADDEPSHGAAESRIRALSCPASALPDWDSDEGWIDVLSGPTEAPVAALAKVTTAIIVVDAITSEEESTDAESGALDITVDVEHGSVLNAGQEAHDDEDGSVVGHSRHQPLDILASRQLISCKLLPVLLCCDRISNAIGFVHGKPLCFASAAPLFLCSYSCSPLQHD